In Bombus huntii isolate Logan2020A chromosome 3, iyBomHunt1.1, whole genome shotgun sequence, a single genomic region encodes these proteins:
- the LOC126863815 gene encoding crossover junction endonuclease MUS81 isoform X2, producing MKRIKLKPKNPNPLFELWLEEWRKEAASRNSDLQYHFSKALAALKKYPLPLKSGKDCIILQHFGTKLCSMLDRKLKEYKVQNNDSVSVKNVCKHCSFNKQPVFKRKRRSQQIIVDADFVPERTELTTFDDLNLSSWNVENYAALLILYKKTLDSCYLGYTTETDLLLEMKQLCGHGAKTSVLDLFESGLISMIGRPIRYNLTEHGISISKKICEITTTDVISLNSFEVLNKIQNSLKPLITQKSKLIKDSADLNNRNEETITIENHCQQPDENFEKRKLKENIVYPKRVQEKMKEVKDMNHVHNLENNETDFTDDFQRNYYLESRNFDIILLVDTQETAGGRTEPQHDATITGLTEFGVSFEIRHLKVGDFAWIARCRKNKNNELILPFIVERKRIDDLSASITDGRFHEQKFRLKQSGITNLMYIIEDYEKGQRLTIPHSSLMQASINTLIQDGFSVKYTKNHKDSMFYLSSLTRILIKMFKEKNLIGCKKEVITRTNISNNTCSLMVFEEFNKAASKQKVFKVNQMFVRQLLQLKGMSIDKALAIVEHYPTPRLLVEAFQKSGCNE from the exons atgaaaagaataaaacttaAGCCTAAGAATCCAAACCCACTATTTGAGCTCTGGTTAGAAGAATGGAGAAAAGAGGCTGCATCGAGAAATTCCGACTTGCAATATCATTTTTCGAAAGCACTCGCtgcattaaaaaaatatcCCTTGCCGTTAAAATCTGGGAAGGATTGTATAATATTGCAACACTTTGGCACAAAATTATGCTCCATGTTAGATAGAAAACTCAAAGAATATAAAGTTCAAAATAATGACTCAGTAAGTGTGAAGAATGTTTGCAAGCACTGCAGTTTTAATAAACAACCTGTATTTAAAAGGAAACGCAGATCACAACAAATTATTGTGGACGCAGATTTCGTACCTGAAAga ACAGAACTAACAACATTTGACGACTTAAATTTATCATCTTGGAATGTAGAAAATTATGCTGCCTTATTGAtattatataagaaaacaCTAGACTCATGTTATTTAG GATATACTACAGAAACAGATCTACTGTTGGAAATGAAACAGTTGTGTGGGCATGGAGCAAAGACTTCAGTCTTAGATTTGTTTGAAAGTGGATTAATTTCTATGATAGGTAGACCAATTag GTATAATCTTACAGAGCATGGTATAAGTATTTCAAAGAAGATATGTGAAATTACAACTACTGATGTAATATCATTAAATTCTTTTGaagtattaaataaaattcaaaactCATTAAAACCATTGATTACACAAAAGTCTAAGTTAATAAAAGATTCAGCCGATCTTAATAATAGGAATGAGGAAACTATTACTATTGAAAATCACTGCCAACAACCTGatgagaattttgaaaaacgaaAATTGAAGGAAAATATTGTCTACCCAAAAAGAGTGcaagaaaaaatgaaagaagtaAAAGATATGAATCATGTacataatttagaaaataatgaaacagATTTTACAGATGATTTTCAAAGAAACTATTATTTAGAATCAAGAAATtttgatataatattattagtagATACACAAGAGACTGCTGG TGGTAGGACAGAACCTCAACATGATGCTACTATCACAGGACTAACAGAGTTTGGTGTATCATTTGAGATACGTCATTTAAAAGTTGGTGATTTTGCATGGATTGCTAGGtgtagaaaaaataaaaataatgaactAATCTTACCCTTTATAGTAGAAAGGAAACGAATAGATGATTTAAGTGCAAGTATTACAGATGGAAGATTTCATGAACAAAAG tttaGATTAAAGCAATCTGGAATTACAAATCTTATGTACATAATTGAAGATTATGAGAAGGGTCAAAGATTGACAATACCACATTCATCATTGATGCAAGCTTCCATTAATACTTTGATACAAGATGGTTTCTCTGTAAAATATACTAAGAATCATAAAGATTCTATGTTTTATTTGTCATCATTAActagaattttaataaaaatgttcaaa gAAAAAAACCTGATAGGTTGtaaaaaagaagttattacacgaacaaatatttcaaataataccTGTAGTCTCATGGTATttgaagaatttaataaagCAGCTTCTAAACAAAAG gTTTTTAAAGTAAATCAAATGTTTGTCCGCCAACTACTACAGTTAAAAGGAATGTCCATAGATAAAGCTTTAGCAATTGTAGAACATTATCCAACTCCCCGATTATTAGTTGAAGCTTTTCAGAAGTCTGGTTGCAATG AATAA
- the LOC126863815 gene encoding crossover junction endonuclease MUS81 isoform X5 codes for MTQKRRSQQIIVDADFVPERTELTTFDDLNLSSWNVENYAALLILYKKTLDSCYLGYTTETDLLLEMKQLCGHGAKTSVLDLFESGLISMIGRPIRYNLTEHGISISKKICEITTTDVISLNSFEVLNKIQNSLKPLITQKSKLIKDSADLNNRNEETITIENHCQQPDENFEKRKLKENIVYPKRVQEKMKEVKDMNHVHNLENNETDFTDDFQRNYYLESRNFDIILLVDTQETAGGRTEPQHDATITGLTEFGVSFEIRHLKVGDFAWIARCRKNKNNELILPFIVERKRIDDLSASITDGRFHEQKFRLKQSGITNLMYIIEDYEKGQRLTIPHSSLMQASINTLIQDGFSVKYTKNHKDSMFYLSSLTRILIKMFKEKNLIGCKKEVITRTNISNNTCSLMVFEEFNKAASKQKVFKVNQMFVRQLLQLKGMSIDKALAIVEHYPTPRLLVEAFQKSGCNGELLLAAIEFGDKKRLIGSVISKTIYQLYMKKDLN; via the exons ATGACTCA GAAACGCAGATCACAACAAATTATTGTGGACGCAGATTTCGTACCTGAAAga ACAGAACTAACAACATTTGACGACTTAAATTTATCATCTTGGAATGTAGAAAATTATGCTGCCTTATTGAtattatataagaaaacaCTAGACTCATGTTATTTAG GATATACTACAGAAACAGATCTACTGTTGGAAATGAAACAGTTGTGTGGGCATGGAGCAAAGACTTCAGTCTTAGATTTGTTTGAAAGTGGATTAATTTCTATGATAGGTAGACCAATTag GTATAATCTTACAGAGCATGGTATAAGTATTTCAAAGAAGATATGTGAAATTACAACTACTGATGTAATATCATTAAATTCTTTTGaagtattaaataaaattcaaaactCATTAAAACCATTGATTACACAAAAGTCTAAGTTAATAAAAGATTCAGCCGATCTTAATAATAGGAATGAGGAAACTATTACTATTGAAAATCACTGCCAACAACCTGatgagaattttgaaaaacgaaAATTGAAGGAAAATATTGTCTACCCAAAAAGAGTGcaagaaaaaatgaaagaagtaAAAGATATGAATCATGTacataatttagaaaataatgaaacagATTTTACAGATGATTTTCAAAGAAACTATTATTTAGAATCAAGAAATtttgatataatattattagtagATACACAAGAGACTGCTGG TGGTAGGACAGAACCTCAACATGATGCTACTATCACAGGACTAACAGAGTTTGGTGTATCATTTGAGATACGTCATTTAAAAGTTGGTGATTTTGCATGGATTGCTAGGtgtagaaaaaataaaaataatgaactAATCTTACCCTTTATAGTAGAAAGGAAACGAATAGATGATTTAAGTGCAAGTATTACAGATGGAAGATTTCATGAACAAAAG tttaGATTAAAGCAATCTGGAATTACAAATCTTATGTACATAATTGAAGATTATGAGAAGGGTCAAAGATTGACAATACCACATTCATCATTGATGCAAGCTTCCATTAATACTTTGATACAAGATGGTTTCTCTGTAAAATATACTAAGAATCATAAAGATTCTATGTTTTATTTGTCATCATTAActagaattttaataaaaatgttcaaa gAAAAAAACCTGATAGGTTGtaaaaaagaagttattacacgaacaaatatttcaaataataccTGTAGTCTCATGGTATttgaagaatttaataaagCAGCTTCTAAACAAAAG gTTTTTAAAGTAAATCAAATGTTTGTCCGCCAACTACTACAGTTAAAAGGAATGTCCATAGATAAAGCTTTAGCAATTGTAGAACATTATCCAACTCCCCGATTATTAGTTGAAGCTTTTCAGAAGTCTGGTTGCAATGGTGAGTTATTATTAGCTGCTATTGAATTTGGTGATAAAAAACGTCTTATAGGATCAGTAATTAGTAAAACAATTTATCAATTGTATATGAAAAAAGATCTAAACTGA
- the LOC126863815 gene encoding crossover junction endonuclease MUS81 isoform X4: MLIFHRKRRSQQIIVDADFVPERTELTTFDDLNLSSWNVENYAALLILYKKTLDSCYLGYTTETDLLLEMKQLCGHGAKTSVLDLFESGLISMIGRPIRYNLTEHGISISKKICEITTTDVISLNSFEVLNKIQNSLKPLITQKSKLIKDSADLNNRNEETITIENHCQQPDENFEKRKLKENIVYPKRVQEKMKEVKDMNHVHNLENNETDFTDDFQRNYYLESRNFDIILLVDTQETAGGRTEPQHDATITGLTEFGVSFEIRHLKVGDFAWIARCRKNKNNELILPFIVERKRIDDLSASITDGRFHEQKFRLKQSGITNLMYIIEDYEKGQRLTIPHSSLMQASINTLIQDGFSVKYTKNHKDSMFYLSSLTRILIKMFKEKNLIGCKKEVITRTNISNNTCSLMVFEEFNKAASKQKVFKVNQMFVRQLLQLKGMSIDKALAIVEHYPTPRLLVEAFQKSGCNGELLLAAIEFGDKKRLIGSVISKTIYQLYMKKDLN; this comes from the exons ATGCTGATTTTTCACAG GAAACGCAGATCACAACAAATTATTGTGGACGCAGATTTCGTACCTGAAAga ACAGAACTAACAACATTTGACGACTTAAATTTATCATCTTGGAATGTAGAAAATTATGCTGCCTTATTGAtattatataagaaaacaCTAGACTCATGTTATTTAG GATATACTACAGAAACAGATCTACTGTTGGAAATGAAACAGTTGTGTGGGCATGGAGCAAAGACTTCAGTCTTAGATTTGTTTGAAAGTGGATTAATTTCTATGATAGGTAGACCAATTag GTATAATCTTACAGAGCATGGTATAAGTATTTCAAAGAAGATATGTGAAATTACAACTACTGATGTAATATCATTAAATTCTTTTGaagtattaaataaaattcaaaactCATTAAAACCATTGATTACACAAAAGTCTAAGTTAATAAAAGATTCAGCCGATCTTAATAATAGGAATGAGGAAACTATTACTATTGAAAATCACTGCCAACAACCTGatgagaattttgaaaaacgaaAATTGAAGGAAAATATTGTCTACCCAAAAAGAGTGcaagaaaaaatgaaagaagtaAAAGATATGAATCATGTacataatttagaaaataatgaaacagATTTTACAGATGATTTTCAAAGAAACTATTATTTAGAATCAAGAAATtttgatataatattattagtagATACACAAGAGACTGCTGG TGGTAGGACAGAACCTCAACATGATGCTACTATCACAGGACTAACAGAGTTTGGTGTATCATTTGAGATACGTCATTTAAAAGTTGGTGATTTTGCATGGATTGCTAGGtgtagaaaaaataaaaataatgaactAATCTTACCCTTTATAGTAGAAAGGAAACGAATAGATGATTTAAGTGCAAGTATTACAGATGGAAGATTTCATGAACAAAAG tttaGATTAAAGCAATCTGGAATTACAAATCTTATGTACATAATTGAAGATTATGAGAAGGGTCAAAGATTGACAATACCACATTCATCATTGATGCAAGCTTCCATTAATACTTTGATACAAGATGGTTTCTCTGTAAAATATACTAAGAATCATAAAGATTCTATGTTTTATTTGTCATCATTAActagaattttaataaaaatgttcaaa gAAAAAAACCTGATAGGTTGtaaaaaagaagttattacacgaacaaatatttcaaataataccTGTAGTCTCATGGTATttgaagaatttaataaagCAGCTTCTAAACAAAAG gTTTTTAAAGTAAATCAAATGTTTGTCCGCCAACTACTACAGTTAAAAGGAATGTCCATAGATAAAGCTTTAGCAATTGTAGAACATTATCCAACTCCCCGATTATTAGTTGAAGCTTTTCAGAAGTCTGGTTGCAATGGTGAGTTATTATTAGCTGCTATTGAATTTGGTGATAAAAAACGTCTTATAGGATCAGTAATTAGTAAAACAATTTATCAATTGTATATGAAAAAAGATCTAAACTGA
- the LOC126863815 gene encoding crossover junction endonuclease MUS81 isoform X1, with protein sequence MKRIKLKPKNPNPLFELWLEEWRKEAASRNSDLQYHFSKALAALKKYPLPLKSGKDCIILQHFGTKLCSMLDRKLKEYKVQNNDSVSVKNVCKHCSFNKQPVFKRKRRSQQIIVDADFVPERTELTTFDDLNLSSWNVENYAALLILYKKTLDSCYLGYTTETDLLLEMKQLCGHGAKTSVLDLFESGLISMIGRPIRYNLTEHGISISKKICEITTTDVISLNSFEVLNKIQNSLKPLITQKSKLIKDSADLNNRNEETITIENHCQQPDENFEKRKLKENIVYPKRVQEKMKEVKDMNHVHNLENNETDFTDDFQRNYYLESRNFDIILLVDTQETAGGRTEPQHDATITGLTEFGVSFEIRHLKVGDFAWIARCRKNKNNELILPFIVERKRIDDLSASITDGRFHEQKFRLKQSGITNLMYIIEDYEKGQRLTIPHSSLMQASINTLIQDGFSVKYTKNHKDSMFYLSSLTRILIKMFKEKNLIGCKKEVITRTNISNNTCSLMVFEEFNKAASKQKVFKVNQMFVRQLLQLKGMSIDKALAIVEHYPTPRLLVEAFQKSGCNGELLLAAIEFGDKKRLIGSVISKTIYQLYMKKDLN encoded by the exons atgaaaagaataaaacttaAGCCTAAGAATCCAAACCCACTATTTGAGCTCTGGTTAGAAGAATGGAGAAAAGAGGCTGCATCGAGAAATTCCGACTTGCAATATCATTTTTCGAAAGCACTCGCtgcattaaaaaaatatcCCTTGCCGTTAAAATCTGGGAAGGATTGTATAATATTGCAACACTTTGGCACAAAATTATGCTCCATGTTAGATAGAAAACTCAAAGAATATAAAGTTCAAAATAATGACTCAGTAAGTGTGAAGAATGTTTGCAAGCACTGCAGTTTTAATAAACAACCTGTATTTAAAAGGAAACGCAGATCACAACAAATTATTGTGGACGCAGATTTCGTACCTGAAAga ACAGAACTAACAACATTTGACGACTTAAATTTATCATCTTGGAATGTAGAAAATTATGCTGCCTTATTGAtattatataagaaaacaCTAGACTCATGTTATTTAG GATATACTACAGAAACAGATCTACTGTTGGAAATGAAACAGTTGTGTGGGCATGGAGCAAAGACTTCAGTCTTAGATTTGTTTGAAAGTGGATTAATTTCTATGATAGGTAGACCAATTag GTATAATCTTACAGAGCATGGTATAAGTATTTCAAAGAAGATATGTGAAATTACAACTACTGATGTAATATCATTAAATTCTTTTGaagtattaaataaaattcaaaactCATTAAAACCATTGATTACACAAAAGTCTAAGTTAATAAAAGATTCAGCCGATCTTAATAATAGGAATGAGGAAACTATTACTATTGAAAATCACTGCCAACAACCTGatgagaattttgaaaaacgaaAATTGAAGGAAAATATTGTCTACCCAAAAAGAGTGcaagaaaaaatgaaagaagtaAAAGATATGAATCATGTacataatttagaaaataatgaaacagATTTTACAGATGATTTTCAAAGAAACTATTATTTAGAATCAAGAAATtttgatataatattattagtagATACACAAGAGACTGCTGG TGGTAGGACAGAACCTCAACATGATGCTACTATCACAGGACTAACAGAGTTTGGTGTATCATTTGAGATACGTCATTTAAAAGTTGGTGATTTTGCATGGATTGCTAGGtgtagaaaaaataaaaataatgaactAATCTTACCCTTTATAGTAGAAAGGAAACGAATAGATGATTTAAGTGCAAGTATTACAGATGGAAGATTTCATGAACAAAAG tttaGATTAAAGCAATCTGGAATTACAAATCTTATGTACATAATTGAAGATTATGAGAAGGGTCAAAGATTGACAATACCACATTCATCATTGATGCAAGCTTCCATTAATACTTTGATACAAGATGGTTTCTCTGTAAAATATACTAAGAATCATAAAGATTCTATGTTTTATTTGTCATCATTAActagaattttaataaaaatgttcaaa gAAAAAAACCTGATAGGTTGtaaaaaagaagttattacacgaacaaatatttcaaataataccTGTAGTCTCATGGTATttgaagaatttaataaagCAGCTTCTAAACAAAAG gTTTTTAAAGTAAATCAAATGTTTGTCCGCCAACTACTACAGTTAAAAGGAATGTCCATAGATAAAGCTTTAGCAATTGTAGAACATTATCCAACTCCCCGATTATTAGTTGAAGCTTTTCAGAAGTCTGGTTGCAATGGTGAGTTATTATTAGCTGCTATTGAATTTGGTGATAAAAAACGTCTTATAGGATCAGTAATTAGTAAAACAATTTATCAATTGTATATGAAAAAAGATCTAAACTGA
- the LOC126863815 gene encoding crossover junction endonuclease MUS81 isoform X3: MKRIKLKPKNPNPLFELWLEEWRKEAASRNSDLQYHFSKALAALKKYPLPLKSGKDCIILQHFGTKLCSMLDRKLKEYKVQNNDSVSVKNVCKHCSFNKQPVFKRKRRSQQIIVDADFVPERTELTTFDDLNLSSWNVENYAALLILYKKTLDSCYLGYTTETDLLLEMKQLCGHGAKTSVLDLFESGLISMIGRPIRYNLTEHGISISKKICEITTTDVISLNSFEVLNKIQNSLKPLITQKSKLIKDSADLNNRNEETITIENHCQQPDENFEKRKLKENIVYPKRVQEKMKEVKDMNHVHNLENNETDFTDDFQRNYYLESRNFDIILLVDTQETAGGRTEPQHDATITGLTEFGVSFEIRHLKVGDFAWIARCRKNKNNELILPFIVERKRIDDLSASITDGRFHEQKFRLKQSGITNLMYIIEDYEKGQRLTIPHSSLMQASINTLIQDGFSVKYTKNHKDSMFYLSSLTRILIKMFKEKNLIGCKKEVITRTNISNNTCSLMVFEEFNKAASKQKVLIHFLGF; the protein is encoded by the exons atgaaaagaataaaacttaAGCCTAAGAATCCAAACCCACTATTTGAGCTCTGGTTAGAAGAATGGAGAAAAGAGGCTGCATCGAGAAATTCCGACTTGCAATATCATTTTTCGAAAGCACTCGCtgcattaaaaaaatatcCCTTGCCGTTAAAATCTGGGAAGGATTGTATAATATTGCAACACTTTGGCACAAAATTATGCTCCATGTTAGATAGAAAACTCAAAGAATATAAAGTTCAAAATAATGACTCAGTAAGTGTGAAGAATGTTTGCAAGCACTGCAGTTTTAATAAACAACCTGTATTTAAAAGGAAACGCAGATCACAACAAATTATTGTGGACGCAGATTTCGTACCTGAAAga ACAGAACTAACAACATTTGACGACTTAAATTTATCATCTTGGAATGTAGAAAATTATGCTGCCTTATTGAtattatataagaaaacaCTAGACTCATGTTATTTAG GATATACTACAGAAACAGATCTACTGTTGGAAATGAAACAGTTGTGTGGGCATGGAGCAAAGACTTCAGTCTTAGATTTGTTTGAAAGTGGATTAATTTCTATGATAGGTAGACCAATTag GTATAATCTTACAGAGCATGGTATAAGTATTTCAAAGAAGATATGTGAAATTACAACTACTGATGTAATATCATTAAATTCTTTTGaagtattaaataaaattcaaaactCATTAAAACCATTGATTACACAAAAGTCTAAGTTAATAAAAGATTCAGCCGATCTTAATAATAGGAATGAGGAAACTATTACTATTGAAAATCACTGCCAACAACCTGatgagaattttgaaaaacgaaAATTGAAGGAAAATATTGTCTACCCAAAAAGAGTGcaagaaaaaatgaaagaagtaAAAGATATGAATCATGTacataatttagaaaataatgaaacagATTTTACAGATGATTTTCAAAGAAACTATTATTTAGAATCAAGAAATtttgatataatattattagtagATACACAAGAGACTGCTGG TGGTAGGACAGAACCTCAACATGATGCTACTATCACAGGACTAACAGAGTTTGGTGTATCATTTGAGATACGTCATTTAAAAGTTGGTGATTTTGCATGGATTGCTAGGtgtagaaaaaataaaaataatgaactAATCTTACCCTTTATAGTAGAAAGGAAACGAATAGATGATTTAAGTGCAAGTATTACAGATGGAAGATTTCATGAACAAAAG tttaGATTAAAGCAATCTGGAATTACAAATCTTATGTACATAATTGAAGATTATGAGAAGGGTCAAAGATTGACAATACCACATTCATCATTGATGCAAGCTTCCATTAATACTTTGATACAAGATGGTTTCTCTGTAAAATATACTAAGAATCATAAAGATTCTATGTTTTATTTGTCATCATTAActagaattttaataaaaatgttcaaa gAAAAAAACCTGATAGGTTGtaaaaaagaagttattacacgaacaaatatttcaaataataccTGTAGTCTCATGGTATttgaagaatttaataaagCAGCTTCTAAACAAAAG GtgttaatacattttttaggTTTTTAA
- the LOC126863820 gene encoding SHC-transforming protein 1, producing MATGGSSFISKPARGWLHPDHLVSKEGITYTVKYIGCLEVYTSMKSLDFETRSCVAKECINRVCEAAGLKSADKKRRVDRKVLRAIADKPRMEHTGATINLTISSCSLALTNIETGHTIAKHEMPRISFASGGDTEILDFVAYVAKNMQEWRACYVLECGGGLAQDVISTIGQAFELRFKEFLTKPASLHPMLNGMREADRDYYNDLPGKVPPDIGPPPVPPLPISASTLPNLKHHHSTQNHVSRSNVQNSALHDTFSINSDRHHQQWPESDNLIDLNSDGTSTNFNIPPEHNYVNDSVIAATRESHRDQTSLFDVFDMQPFSSAISDLNRLSPHSQKQQLKQEIWFHGSVSRAEAESMLTRDGDFLVRESQGSPGQYVLTGMNNGTPKHLLLIDPEGVVRTKDRVFDSVSHLVNHHCDNVLPIISADSVLVLRYPIPRRANN from the exons ATGGCAACTGGAGGTAGTAGTTTTATAAGTAAACCAGCCAGAGGATGGTTACACCCTGATCATTTAGTGAGCAAAGAAGGAATTACCTATACTGTTAAA TATATAGGATGTCTTGAAGTATACACATCTATGAAAAGCTTAGATTTTGAAACAAGATCATGTGTTGCCAA agAATGTATAAACAGAGTTTGTGAAGCAGCTGGTTTAAAATCTGCAGATAAAAAGAGAAGg GTGGATAGGAAAGTGTTAAGAGCAATAGCAGATAAACCTCGCATGGAGCATACAGGTGCTACGATAAATTTAACTATTAGTAGCTGTAGCTTAGCTTTGACTAACATAGAGACTGGACATACTATTGCCAAACATGAAATGCCACGTATATCTTTTGCTTCAGGTGGAGATACG gaaatATTAGACTTTGTAGCATATGTTGCTAAAAATATGCAAGAATGGCGTGCTTGTTATGTATTAGAGTGTGGAGGAGGACTTGCACAAGATGTCATATCTACTATTGGACAAGCTTTTGAATTACGATTTAAAGAATTTCTTACAAAACCAGCTTCATTACA CCCTATGTTAAATGGCATGCGAGAAGCAGATAGAGATTATTATAATGATCTACCAGGGAAAGTACCACCTGATATTGGCCCTCCACCAGTTCCACCATTACCAATTTCGGCATCAACACTACCTAATTTAAAACATCATCATTCTACTCAAAATCATGTGTCACGTAGCAATGTACAAAATTCTGCTTTACATGACACATTTTCCATAAATTCTGATAGACATCATCAACAATGGCCAG AAAGTGATAACTTAATTGACTTGAATTCTGATGGAACATCAACGAATTTCAATATTCCTCCTGAACATAACTATGTAAATGACAGTGTCATAGCAGCTACAAGAGAAAGTCATCGTGACCAAACATCACTTTTTGATGTGTTTGATATGC agCCATTTAGTTCTGCGATATCAGATTTGAATAGATTAAGCCCCCATTCTCAAAAGCAACAATTAAAACAAGAGATATGGTTCCATGGTAGTGTTAGTCGTGCTGAAGCAGAATCAATGTTAACGAGG GATGGTGACTTTTTGGTTCGAGAATCTCAAGGCTCGCCTGGACAATATGTCCTTACTGGTATGAACAATGGTACTCCTAAACATTTACTGTTAATTGATCCGGAAGGCGTA GTTCGCACAAAAGACCGCGTTTTCGATAGCGTTAGCCATTTAGTAAATCATCATTGTGACAATGTGTTACCAATTATATCAGCAGACAGTGTTTTAGTACTTCGGTATCCAATCCCCAGACGTGcaaataattga